In Microbacterium binotii, one DNA window encodes the following:
- a CDS encoding Na+/H+ antiporter subunit A, with protein sequence MLVLLAAFALVPLLLPWLVSRLGARAFAVAALLPIIAFGHTLWLAPQVLSGSIPFETYDWMPSLGIQLSMRMDMLSWVLTLIVTGVGALVMLYCRWYFAGKREGLGQFSAVLLAFAGAMYGLVLTDDIVVLVMLWEITSVLSYLLIGYYHARGVSRRAALQALLVTTLGGLVMLIGVVLFVVEAGTTSISTILAEAPTGPVVNAALVLLLVGALSKSAIFPFHFWLPGAMAAPTPVSAYLHAAAMVKAGIYLIARFAPVYAEADPWRPIIVCLGVFTMLLGGVQALRESDLKRILAFGTVSQLGFLTVVLGFGTREAALAGLALLLSHALFKSSLFLVVGVIDRQLSTRDINELSGVGRQAPTLATFSIIAVASMAGVIPTIGFVAKESALAAFLDDGSVWATVALIGILIGSALTAAYGIRFIWGAFWTKKDAAGTARARTEWPDPPVGFLAAPVILSGLTLVSGLAAPWADTAFARYAELAPPAGEKATHLALWHGFEPALFLSLGTLAVGAFLFWFALKVRWSERRRVLPFTAADAYNAVLRLIARISVWTTTLTQRGSLPVYVGTIFVVFVVSQGVTLFAAPEWRAQLDAWQSPTQVFVAPIMIVAGIIAVRARKRYTGVVLVSVTGLGMVVLFATSGAPDLALTQILIETVTLVAFALVLRRIPARMGDHNASVAPLARAVLAGAVGLTMAFVAIVATSARVEAPISLAFPELAYELGHGRNVVNVALVDLRGWDTMGELSVLILAATGVASLVFVTHRSDTLSDFTKPLPRIPRRRPLLETSEGLRPQGAGESGRRAWLVGGAKVKPENRSILLEVVVRILFHSIIIVSLYVLFAGHNLPGGGFAGGLIAGMALVMRYVAGGRYELGAAAPTDAGRLLGVGMLLAVGTAVVPLFFGVDPLTSTWFDATLPVLGHVEFVTSTIFDIGVYLVVIGLVLDVLRSLGAEVDRQKLQLEQQGAGAR encoded by the coding sequence TTGCTGGTACTCCTCGCTGCGTTCGCCCTCGTCCCTCTCCTGCTCCCCTGGCTGGTCTCCCGCCTCGGAGCACGCGCGTTCGCGGTGGCGGCCCTGCTGCCGATCATCGCCTTCGGGCACACGTTGTGGCTGGCGCCGCAGGTGCTGTCGGGGAGCATTCCTTTCGAGACATACGACTGGATGCCCTCGCTCGGTATCCAGCTCTCGATGCGGATGGACATGCTCAGCTGGGTGCTGACGCTCATCGTGACCGGCGTCGGCGCTCTGGTGATGCTCTACTGCCGCTGGTACTTCGCGGGTAAACGCGAGGGCCTCGGCCAGTTCTCCGCCGTGCTCCTCGCCTTCGCCGGAGCCATGTACGGACTCGTCCTCACCGACGACATCGTCGTGCTGGTCATGCTGTGGGAGATCACGAGCGTCCTCTCGTATCTGCTCATCGGCTACTACCACGCGCGTGGCGTCAGCCGCCGTGCGGCACTCCAGGCGTTGCTCGTCACGACGCTGGGCGGGCTGGTCATGCTGATCGGCGTCGTGTTGTTCGTCGTGGAGGCCGGAACCACCAGCATCTCCACGATCCTCGCCGAGGCTCCCACCGGCCCCGTCGTCAACGCCGCGCTCGTCCTGCTTCTGGTCGGAGCCCTCAGCAAGTCGGCGATCTTCCCCTTCCATTTCTGGCTTCCCGGTGCGATGGCCGCGCCCACGCCCGTGAGCGCCTACCTCCACGCCGCGGCGATGGTCAAGGCCGGCATCTACCTGATCGCCCGCTTCGCGCCCGTCTACGCGGAGGCCGATCCCTGGCGTCCGATCATCGTGTGCCTCGGTGTGTTCACGATGCTGCTCGGCGGTGTGCAGGCCCTGCGCGAATCCGACCTCAAGCGCATCCTCGCCTTCGGCACGGTGAGCCAGCTCGGGTTCCTGACGGTCGTCCTCGGCTTCGGCACGAGGGAGGCAGCACTCGCGGGCCTCGCGCTCCTGCTGAGCCACGCCCTGTTCAAGTCCTCGCTGTTCCTCGTCGTCGGCGTCATCGACCGCCAGCTGTCCACCCGCGACATCAACGAGCTCTCCGGCGTGGGGCGGCAGGCGCCGACGCTCGCGACCTTCTCGATCATCGCGGTCGCCTCCATGGCCGGCGTCATCCCCACCATCGGGTTCGTTGCGAAGGAGTCCGCGCTCGCGGCATTCCTCGACGACGGATCGGTGTGGGCGACGGTCGCGCTCATCGGCATCCTCATCGGATCGGCGCTGACGGCCGCGTACGGCATCCGCTTCATCTGGGGCGCCTTCTGGACCAAGAAGGATGCGGCCGGCACCGCGCGAGCGCGCACCGAGTGGCCCGACCCGCCGGTCGGATTCCTGGCGGCGCCCGTCATCCTCTCCGGCCTCACGCTCGTGTCGGGGCTCGCGGCCCCCTGGGCCGACACCGCGTTCGCGCGATACGCCGAGCTCGCCCCGCCCGCAGGCGAAAAGGCCACGCACCTGGCGCTGTGGCACGGGTTCGAGCCGGCACTGTTCCTCTCGCTCGGCACGCTGGCGGTGGGCGCGTTCCTGTTCTGGTTCGCTCTGAAGGTGCGCTGGTCCGAGCGCCGCCGCGTGTTGCCGTTCACCGCCGCCGACGCGTACAACGCCGTCCTGCGTCTGATCGCACGCATCTCGGTGTGGACGACCACGCTCACGCAGCGCGGCTCGCTTCCCGTCTACGTCGGCACGATCTTCGTCGTGTTCGTCGTCTCCCAGGGCGTCACCCTGTTCGCCGCTCCCGAGTGGCGCGCGCAGCTGGATGCCTGGCAGTCCCCCACCCAGGTCTTCGTCGCCCCCATCATGATCGTCGCGGGCATCATCGCGGTGCGTGCCCGCAAGCGCTACACGGGCGTCGTGCTCGTCTCGGTCACGGGCCTGGGCATGGTCGTGCTCTTCGCCACGAGCGGCGCTCCCGATCTGGCTCTGACGCAGATCCTCATCGAGACCGTCACGCTGGTCGCCTTCGCGCTCGTGCTACGGCGCATCCCGGCCCGGATGGGCGACCACAACGCGTCGGTGGCACCGCTCGCGCGCGCCGTGCTCGCCGGAGCAGTCGGCCTCACGATGGCTTTCGTCGCGATCGTCGCGACCTCCGCGCGCGTCGAGGCGCCGATCTCGCTCGCCTTCCCGGAACTCGCCTACGAACTGGGCCACGGGCGCAACGTCGTCAACGTCGCCCTCGTCGACCTCCGAGGCTGGGACACGATGGGCGAGCTGTCGGTGCTCATCCTCGCGGCCACCGGCGTCGCCTCGCTCGTGTTCGTCACGCACCGCTCCGATACGCTCTCCGACTTCACCAAGCCGCTTCCCCGCATCCCTCGCCGTCGTCCGCTGCTCGAGACGTCGGAGGGTCTGCGCCCCCAGGGTGCGGGCGAGAGCGGCCGTCGCGCCTGGCTCGTGGGAGGAGCCAAGGTCAAGCCGGAGAACCGCTCGATCCTGCTCGAGGTGGTCGTGCGGATCCTCTTCCACTCGATCATCATCGTGTCGCTGTACGTGCTGTTCGCCGGTCACAACCTTCCCGGCGGCGGGTTCGCGGGCGGTCTCATCGCGGGCATGGCGCTCGTCATGCGCTACGTCGCCGGCGGCCGCTACGAGCTCGGTGCCGCGGCCCCGACGGATGCGGGGCGTCTGCTCGGCGTGGGAATGCTGCTCGCCGTCGGCACCGCCGTCGTGCCGCTGTTCTTCGGCGTCGACCCCCTGACGAGCACCTGGTTCGACGCGACGCTCCCCGTGCTCGGCCACGTCGAGTTCGTGACGTCGACGATCTTCGACATCGGCGTGTACCTCGTCGTCATCGGACTCGTGCTCGACGTACTCCGCAGCCTCGGCGCCGAGGTCGACCGCCAGAAGCTCCAGCTGGAGCAGCAGGGGGCGGGTGCCCGATGA
- a CDS encoding Na(+)/H(+) antiporter subunit C — MSVSVVLIAVMAVLFACGVYAMLERSLTRVLIGFLLLGNAANLLLLIVMGFPGTAPFFAKGADSAEFSDPLPQALTLTAIVITFAVSAFLLALIYRSWQLGQADTVEDDVEDIALRGRAAQDEEAMEDEFTADDATTDFVDAASVPITVLGSLDVPGIRDDAPTDRPTSRRDENEEGER, encoded by the coding sequence ATGAGTGTCTCCGTCGTCCTGATCGCCGTCATGGCAGTGCTCTTCGCGTGCGGCGTCTACGCGATGCTCGAGCGGAGTCTCACGCGGGTCCTGATCGGCTTCCTGCTGCTCGGCAACGCCGCGAACCTGCTCCTGCTCATCGTGATGGGCTTCCCCGGAACGGCACCCTTCTTCGCGAAGGGCGCCGATTCGGCGGAGTTCTCCGACCCGCTCCCCCAGGCGCTCACGCTGACGGCGATCGTGATCACCTTCGCGGTCTCGGCGTTCCTGCTCGCGCTCATCTACCGCTCCTGGCAGCTGGGCCAGGCCGACACCGTCGAGGATGACGTCGAGGACATCGCGCTACGCGGTCGCGCCGCCCAGGACGAAGAGGCGATGGAGGACGAGTTCACCGCCGACGATGCGACGACGGACTTCGTGGATGCGGCGAGCGTTCCCATCACGGTGCTCGGCAGCCTCGACGTGCCCGGCATCCGAGACGACGCGCCGACCGACCGACCGACCAGCAGGCGCGATGAGAACGAGGAGGGCGAGCGATGA
- a CDS encoding Na+/H+ antiporter subunit D, translated as MNALVPLLVTLPLIGAAIALVFGRRRRVQVAVSITTLTAVLAIAAVLLVVVDSGQPLAVAVGGWPIPFGIVLYVDRLAALLVVVSSVVLLAVLLFSVGQGAADGDDETPVSIFHPSYLILAAGIFNAFIAGDLFNLYVGFEILLVASYVLITLGGTESRIRAGIVYIVVSLVSSILFLASIAMIYGALGTVNMAQIAERMGELPQHVQLTLHLMLLLAFSIKAAVFPLSFWLPDSYPTAPAPVTAVFAGLLTKVGVYALIRTETQLFPDSNVNVLLLIVALATMIVGVLGAVAQAELKRILSFTLVSHVGYMVFGLAIATPAAIGATIYYMVHHIVVQTTLFLAVGLIERRAGSTSILKLKGLMRAAPVIAVLYFIPAVNLGGLPPFSGFIGKYGLFDAAAQVGTPLMMVLIVAGIVTSLLTLYALMRAWNLGFWREDDTEEPEVEARVEYLGNAPAAGIQTERRVIPRVMTAATAGMVAVTVALTVFAGPLYDMCTRIGDALLQPVQLVQLETQSGEVDQ; from the coding sequence ATGAACGCACTGGTTCCCCTCCTGGTCACCCTGCCGCTCATCGGCGCGGCCATAGCCCTCGTGTTCGGCCGGCGTCGGCGCGTGCAGGTCGCCGTCTCGATCACGACCCTCACGGCCGTGCTGGCCATCGCGGCCGTCCTTCTCGTCGTCGTCGACTCGGGGCAGCCGCTCGCGGTCGCGGTCGGCGGCTGGCCGATCCCGTTCGGCATCGTGCTGTACGTCGACCGACTGGCGGCGCTGCTCGTGGTGGTCTCGAGCGTCGTGCTGCTCGCGGTCCTGCTCTTCTCGGTCGGACAGGGCGCCGCCGACGGAGACGACGAGACCCCCGTCTCGATCTTCCACCCGTCGTACCTCATCCTCGCGGCGGGGATCTTCAACGCGTTCATCGCGGGCGACCTCTTCAACCTCTACGTGGGCTTCGAGATCCTGCTGGTCGCCTCCTACGTGCTGATCACGCTCGGCGGCACCGAGTCCCGCATCCGTGCGGGCATCGTCTACATCGTCGTCTCGCTCGTCTCCTCGATCCTCTTCCTGGCCTCGATCGCCATGATCTACGGCGCTCTCGGTACCGTGAACATGGCGCAGATCGCCGAGCGGATGGGGGAGCTGCCGCAGCACGTGCAGCTCACGCTTCATCTCATGCTGCTGCTGGCCTTCAGCATCAAGGCCGCCGTCTTCCCGCTGTCGTTCTGGCTGCCCGACTCCTATCCGACCGCCCCCGCGCCCGTCACGGCCGTGTTCGCGGGGTTGCTGACCAAAGTCGGCGTCTACGCGCTCATCCGCACCGAGACGCAGCTGTTCCCCGACAGCAACGTGAACGTCCTGCTGCTGATCGTCGCCCTCGCCACGATGATCGTCGGAGTGCTCGGCGCCGTCGCCCAGGCGGAGCTCAAGAGGATCCTCTCGTTCACGCTCGTGAGCCACGTGGGCTACATGGTGTTCGGGCTCGCGATCGCGACCCCCGCGGCGATCGGCGCGACGATCTACTACATGGTCCACCACATCGTGGTGCAGACGACCCTGTTCCTCGCCGTCGGACTCATCGAGCGCCGCGCCGGCAGCACCTCCATCCTCAAGCTCAAGGGACTCATGCGCGCAGCCCCCGTGATCGCGGTGCTGTACTTCATCCCCGCGGTGAACCTCGGCGGGCTCCCCCCGTTCTCGGGGTTCATCGGCAAGTACGGACTCTTCGACGCCGCAGCCCAGGTGGGAACCCCGCTCATGATGGTTCTGATCGTGGCCGGTATCGTCACCTCGCTGCTCACGCTGTACGCGCTCATGCGCGCCTGGAACCTCGGCTTCTGGCGCGAGGACGACACGGAAGAGCCCGAGGTCGAGGCGCGCGTCGAGTATCTGGGCAACGCGCCGGCCGCCGGCATCCAGACGGAACGCCGCGTCATCCCGCGCGTCATGACTGCCGCCACCGCGGGCATGGTCGCCGTCACGGTCGCCCTCACGGTGTTCGCCGGGCCCCTCTACGACATGTGCACCCGCATCGGCGACGCGCTGCTGCAGCCCGTGCAGCTCGTGCAGCTGGAGACGCAGTCCGGGGAGGTCGATCAGTGA
- a CDS encoding Na+/H+ antiporter subunit E has protein sequence MIRHLRGPKGLIAQTWRQLPFFLWLVALWMLLWGQFTVIAFLTGLVAAILVTRVFRLPPVELSGRVNLWYGLVFVLAFLGALVKGSLLVAWQVVNPRRYPGVAVIAVPLATNDELILAHTAVTASLIPGSLVIDIDRDESVLYLHVIGVNSDADVEAQRHQVQRWERRIVRAVGSRAQLAQVTPARTGQAEAKEASR, from the coding sequence GTGATCCGACACCTCCGCGGCCCCAAAGGACTCATCGCCCAGACCTGGCGGCAACTGCCGTTCTTCCTGTGGCTCGTCGCCCTGTGGATGCTGCTGTGGGGTCAGTTCACCGTCATCGCGTTCCTGACCGGACTCGTGGCGGCGATCCTCGTCACCCGCGTCTTCCGGCTGCCGCCGGTGGAGCTGTCCGGCCGCGTCAATCTCTGGTACGGCCTGGTCTTCGTGCTCGCCTTCCTCGGCGCGCTCGTCAAGGGCTCGTTGCTCGTCGCCTGGCAGGTCGTGAACCCGCGGCGCTATCCAGGGGTCGCGGTGATCGCGGTGCCGCTCGCCACGAACGACGAGCTGATCCTCGCGCACACCGCCGTCACCGCCTCCCTCATCCCGGGATCTCTCGTGATCGACATCGACCGTGACGAGAGCGTGCTGTACCTGCACGTCATCGGCGTGAACTCGGACGCGGACGTCGAGGCGCAGCGTCACCAGGTGCAGCGGTGGGAGCGGCGGATCGTGCGCGCGGTCGGCTCGCGCGCACAGCTCGCGCAGGTGACGCCGGCCCGCACGGGCCAGGCCGAGGCGAAGGAGGCCAGCCGATGA
- a CDS encoding monovalent cation/H+ antiporter complex subunit F produces the protein MNPLLVAIYIVFAVAALLTLWRVIAGPSILDRAVASDVLLTEVMCVLGAEMAINHHTRTLPVLLVIAAIGVFGSISIARFVARKDANQR, from the coding sequence ATGAACCCACTGCTCGTGGCGATCTACATCGTCTTCGCCGTGGCCGCCCTGCTCACGCTCTGGCGCGTCATCGCGGGGCCCTCGATCCTCGACCGGGCGGTCGCCAGCGACGTGCTGCTGACCGAGGTCATGTGCGTGCTGGGCGCCGAGATGGCGATCAACCATCACACCCGCACGCTGCCGGTGCTGCTGGTGATCGCTGCGATCGGTGTGTTCGGATCCATCTCGATCGCGCGGTTCGTCGCGAGGAAGGATGCGAACCAGCGATGA
- the mnhG gene encoding monovalent cation/H(+) antiporter subunit G gives MIAHVQTDAGFPIDAVLDTTALVLILIGALLCLTAAIGLLRFHDVPTRLHAATKPQVLGFLLICLAIALSVRSWAAVAFLIPIALIQLATAPLSAHMVGRQAYRNRTLDEEAMYVDELRDKDPDPR, from the coding sequence ATGATCGCGCACGTCCAGACGGATGCGGGATTCCCGATCGACGCCGTCCTCGACACCACGGCCCTCGTGCTGATCCTCATCGGCGCGCTCCTGTGCCTGACGGCGGCGATCGGACTGCTGCGCTTTCACGACGTCCCGACGCGACTCCACGCGGCGACCAAGCCGCAGGTGCTCGGCTTCCTGCTGATCTGCCTGGCGATCGCGCTTTCGGTGCGCAGCTGGGCCGCGGTCGCCTTCCTCATCCCGATCGCCCTCATCCAGCTCGCGACGGCACCGCTGTCGGCGCACATGGTGGGGCGGCAGGCCTACCGCAACCGCACGCTGGACGAAGAGGCCATGTACGTCGACGAGCTGCGCGACAAGGATCCCGATCCGCGCTGA
- a CDS encoding RNA polymerase sigma factor, which translates to MSAHPNSADRERVAQHFKDHAPELVRYARRLGATQETAEDAVAESFATVLTFDADRLVQIDNLRAYLYSMTRTALRKIQLHEARVLPTPAEALDRPAEDFSVSVSIHTSVQIAERAIGQLDERQRALLRHVVIGARPAAEVATELGMTPTGVTTAVQRVRSAFRYAYATEYLSSTPPECGFDTAVIARVVTGRAGLRDGRRYRLHSAECEFCPQLERSLLEELDAGSLIPVLALALPLSGVFTLAPPSSARAESRMDAPRGRSSTAITTIGVAAAVIAVSAALAALLSLPATDDSRDPDVAVPAVPLDTARIDIDAEPGSIALDMPAPGEQREWSAAVTNRSSQPVTIIARLDGEVSHNDETPALSLGRDGTLALSSVTADDLPAAVSLGQLAPGTTAQLTGTVVRAAGDVRQDLAGTVSVRLWASAGSADAPALGSAVEGVIPVDSLAATGGPPSWGWVFTAVASLALGAAALAFSRRTAAKRRR; encoded by the coding sequence ATGAGTGCTCACCCGAACAGCGCTGACCGCGAACGCGTCGCGCAACATTTCAAGGACCACGCCCCCGAGCTCGTCCGGTACGCCCGTCGACTCGGAGCGACGCAGGAGACGGCCGAGGACGCTGTGGCGGAGTCTTTCGCGACGGTGCTGACGTTCGACGCCGACAGGCTCGTCCAGATCGATAATCTCCGGGCCTACCTCTACAGCATGACCCGGACAGCCCTACGGAAGATCCAGCTGCACGAGGCGAGAGTCCTGCCGACCCCCGCAGAGGCCCTCGACCGCCCCGCCGAGGACTTCTCGGTGAGCGTGTCCATTCACACCTCCGTGCAGATCGCGGAGCGCGCGATAGGACAGCTCGATGAGCGCCAACGCGCGCTCCTGCGCCACGTGGTCATCGGAGCTCGTCCGGCTGCAGAGGTGGCAACCGAGCTCGGCATGACGCCGACGGGCGTAACGACGGCAGTCCAGAGAGTCCGCTCGGCATTCCGCTACGCCTACGCGACGGAGTACCTCTCGTCGACGCCGCCCGAGTGCGGCTTCGATACCGCCGTCATCGCGCGGGTGGTGACGGGGCGCGCCGGTCTCCGGGACGGGCGTCGCTACCGCCTGCACAGCGCCGAATGCGAGTTCTGCCCTCAACTGGAGCGAAGCCTGCTCGAAGAGCTCGATGCGGGTTCGCTGATCCCGGTCCTCGCGCTCGCACTACCGCTCTCCGGCGTGTTCACGCTGGCTCCCCCCTCGTCGGCGAGGGCGGAATCTCGTATGGACGCTCCCCGCGGAAGGTCGTCGACGGCGATCACGACCATTGGCGTCGCCGCGGCGGTCATCGCCGTATCAGCCGCTCTCGCGGCACTTCTCAGCCTGCCGGCCACCGACGACTCCCGCGACCCCGACGTCGCGGTTCCCGCGGTTCCGCTCGACACCGCTCGTATCGACATCGACGCCGAACCCGGGAGCATCGCACTGGACATGCCCGCACCGGGAGAACAGAGAGAGTGGAGTGCCGCGGTCACCAATCGCTCGAGTCAGCCCGTGACCATCATCGCCCGCCTCGACGGGGAAGTCTCGCACAACGACGAGACGCCGGCCCTCTCGCTGGGCAGGGATGGGACCCTCGCGCTCTCATCGGTCACCGCAGACGATCTCCCCGCAGCCGTCTCACTCGGCCAGTTGGCGCCCGGCACCACCGCGCAGCTGACGGGCACAGTGGTGCGCGCTGCCGGCGACGTACGACAGGATCTGGCCGGCACGGTCTCGGTGAGGCTGTGGGCGAGCGCGGGGAGTGCGGACGCTCCCGCACTCGGCTCGGCCGTCGAGGGGGTCATACCTGTCGACTCTCTCGCCGCAACCGGCGGACCGCCCTCGTGGGGTTGGGTCTTCACGGCCGTTGCCTCACTGGCACTCGGAGCGGCTGCCCTCGCGTTCTCTCGCCGCACGGCGGCGAAGCGACGACGCTGA